The Tistrella mobilis genome window below encodes:
- a CDS encoding serine hydrolase domain-containing protein: protein MAISATARTHLTRFYDGQLLPDEMIRTMTGDTGWFPTRIISRGSGPVRAFEDHPASGLPPLAIRDKGRVFDLYDYLATNAVAGLVVLKDGRRVAEICQRGVTPDTLWHSCSLAKSIASTLVGVAIAEGAIGSIDDPVTRYVPLGGGYRAVTLRQVLRMCSGIRWNEDYVDPTSDRRQLLEVQARWQPGGIIGFMTGLPAATPPGGAWAYNTGESYLVAAVVEAATGMRLTDYLSSRIWSRIGMAHDARWWCEAPGAMTISGSGMNAALSDYARFGQFVLDDGRIDGRSILPAGWRDEAGSPYEIDGRRIPYGYMWWVPELDDPILAGSFQAEGIYGQYIHINPARGLVVVVASARSKPGYKRRLEIDDDAFFAAIAWALS from the coding sequence ATGGCCATCTCCGCCACCGCCCGCACCCATCTCACCCGCTTCTATGACGGGCAGTTGCTGCCCGACGAGATGATCCGGACCATGACCGGCGACACCGGCTGGTTCCCGACCCGCATCATCTCCCGCGGTTCCGGCCCGGTGCGGGCTTTCGAAGACCATCCGGCAAGCGGCCTGCCGCCGCTCGCGATCCGGGACAAGGGCCGCGTCTTCGACCTTTACGACTATCTGGCGACCAACGCCGTCGCCGGGCTGGTGGTGCTGAAGGACGGCCGGCGGGTGGCGGAGATCTGCCAGCGCGGCGTAACACCTGATACGCTCTGGCATTCCTGCTCGCTCGCCAAATCGATCGCCTCCACGCTTGTGGGCGTGGCGATCGCCGAGGGCGCCATCGGCTCGATCGACGACCCGGTCACCAGATACGTCCCCCTCGGCGGCGGCTATCGCGCGGTCACGCTCCGCCAGGTGCTCAGGATGTGCTCGGGCATCCGCTGGAATGAAGACTATGTGGATCCAACCTCGGACCGCCGGCAGCTGCTGGAGGTTCAGGCCCGCTGGCAGCCGGGCGGGATCATCGGCTTCATGACCGGCCTGCCCGCCGCAACGCCACCCGGCGGGGCCTGGGCCTACAACACCGGCGAAAGCTATCTGGTGGCGGCGGTGGTCGAGGCCGCGACCGGCATGCGCCTCACCGACTATCTTTCAAGCCGGATCTGGTCGCGGATCGGCATGGCCCATGATGCCCGCTGGTGGTGCGAGGCGCCCGGCGCCATGACCATCTCGGGCAGCGGCATGAATGCGGCCCTTTCGGACTATGCCCGCTTCGGCCAGTTCGTGCTGGACGACGGCCGGATCGACGGCCGCTCCATCCTGCCCGCCGGCTGGCGCGACGAGGCCGGCAGCCCGTACGAGATCGACGGCCGCCGCATCCCCTATGGCTATATGTGGTGGGTGCCGGAACTCGACGATCCGATCCTGGCCGGCAGCTTCCAGGCCGAGGGCATCTATGGCCAGTACATCCACATCAACCCCGCCCGGGGCCTGGTGGTCGTGGTGGC
- a CDS encoding dipeptide ABC transporter ATP-binding protein — protein MTGTASPPGLAPVLAIDGLGVAFRGPAGWTSVVRDISLSVGPGETVAVVGESGSGKSVTAMAAMRLLPPATSRVTGSVRLEGRELTTLPEPAMCRVRGGRMSMIFQEPMTSLNPVRTIGFQIAEALMLHRGLDRRAADAEVVRLLDRVRIPAAASRLGDHPHNFSGGMRQRVMIAMALACRPKLLIADEPTTALDVTIQAQILGLIRELQAEDGMSVLFITHDLGVVAEIADRVVVMCRGALIETADTARIFAAPQQPYTRALLAAVPRLGAMRTIDRPTPFDAIDPESGAATPAAPLAVTPDHAAAPALDIRGLTTRYLTGGGLFARRRPAVHAVENVSFTVAPGETLALVGESGCGKSTIGRTIMGLTRPHAGEVLVDGRPLAGLSRREAVRRVQMVFQDPFSSLNPRHSVGAAIAAPLEINGIARGAAARARVAELLALVGLDPDMAGRRPREFSGGQRQRLCIARALAPEPSVLIADEAVSALDVSIKAQVINLMLELQARLGLAYLFISHDMGVVERVAHRVAVMYLGEIVEIGPRAAVLYDPRHAYTRRLLDAVPVADPAARFRRRDIAPAEIASPLRPAGWEPPPRRYDEVSPGHFVMA, from the coding sequence ATGACCGGCACGGCCTCTCCGCCGGGCCTCGCGCCCGTCCTTGCGATCGACGGGCTGGGTGTCGCCTTTCGCGGGCCCGCCGGCTGGACCAGCGTCGTGCGCGACATCTCGCTCAGCGTCGGCCCGGGTGAGACCGTGGCGGTGGTCGGCGAAAGCGGCTCGGGCAAGAGCGTCACCGCCATGGCGGCGATGCGCCTTCTGCCGCCCGCAACCAGCCGGGTCACCGGCTCGGTCCGCCTTGAGGGCCGCGAGCTGACCACCCTGCCGGAGCCCGCCATGTGCCGGGTGCGCGGCGGCCGGATGTCGATGATCTTCCAGGAGCCGATGACCAGCCTGAACCCGGTCCGGACCATCGGCTTCCAGATCGCAGAGGCCCTGATGCTGCATCGTGGTCTGGACCGCCGCGCCGCCGATGCCGAGGTGGTGCGCCTGCTCGACCGCGTCAGGATCCCGGCCGCGGCCTCGCGCCTTGGCGACCATCCGCACAATTTCTCGGGCGGCATGCGCCAGCGGGTGATGATCGCCATGGCGCTCGCCTGCCGGCCGAAGCTGCTGATCGCCGACGAACCGACCACGGCGCTCGACGTCACCATTCAGGCCCAGATCCTGGGGCTGATCCGCGAATTGCAGGCGGAAGACGGCATGTCGGTGCTGTTCATCACCCATGATCTGGGCGTGGTGGCCGAAATCGCCGACCGGGTGGTGGTGATGTGCCGCGGCGCGCTGATCGAGACGGCCGACACCGCCCGGATCTTTGCAGCCCCGCAACAGCCCTATACCCGCGCCCTGCTCGCCGCTGTGCCGCGGCTGGGTGCGATGCGGACGATCGATCGCCCGACCCCCTTCGATGCGATCGATCCCGAGAGCGGTGCCGCCACGCCGGCGGCACCGCTTGCCGTGACCCCCGACCATGCGGCGGCACCGGCGCTGGACATCCGCGGCCTCACCACGCGCTATCTGACCGGCGGCGGGCTGTTCGCCCGGCGACGGCCGGCGGTGCATGCGGTGGAGAACGTGTCCTTCACGGTCGCACCGGGGGAGACCCTGGCCCTGGTGGGCGAAAGCGGCTGCGGCAAGTCGACCATTGGCCGCACGATCATGGGGCTCACCCGCCCCCATGCCGGCGAGGTTCTGGTCGACGGCCGGCCGCTTGCCGGTCTCTCGCGTCGCGAGGCGGTACGCCGGGTGCAGATGGTGTTCCAGGACCCCTTCTCCAGCCTGAACCCCCGCCATTCGGTGGGCGCCGCCATTGCGGCACCGCTGGAGATCAACGGGATTGCCCGCGGTGCCGCCGCCCGGGCACGGGTCGCGGAACTGCTGGCCCTGGTCGGGCTCGACCCCGACATGGCCGGGCGGCGGCCGCGGGAGTTTTCGGGCGGGCAGCGCCAGCGGCTGTGCATTGCGCGCGCGCTTGCGCCCGAACCCTCGGTGCTGATCGCCGACGAGGCCGTCTCGGCACTCGATGTGTCGATCAAGGCCCAGGTGATCAACCTGATGCTGGAATTGCAGGCCCGTCTCGGGCTCGCCTATCTGTTCATCTCCCACGACATGGGTGTGGTGGAGCGCGTCGCCCATCGGGTGGCGGTGATGTATCTGGGTGAAATCGTCGAGATCGGGCCGCGCGCGGCGGTGCTCTACGATCCCCGCCACGCCTATACCCGCCGGCTGCTCGACGCCGTGCCGGTGGCGGACCCGGCCGCGCGCTTCCGCCGCCGCGACATCGCCCCCGCCGAAATCGCAAGCCCGCTGCGCCCCGCCGGCTGGGAGCCGCCGCCCCGCCGGTATGACGAAGTTTCGCCCGGCCATTTCGTGATGGCCTGA